A portion of the Brachionichthys hirsutus isolate HB-005 chromosome 6, CSIRO-AGI_Bhir_v1, whole genome shotgun sequence genome contains these proteins:
- the LOC137894564 gene encoding uncharacterized protein isoform X3, translating to MADGESGNKQGKYTAKTPMNQSQPEVDGVNPCEQTSDVPEIQFEVPDDWCAPLGCETTVKMDEAACPSVRLRQLYIPLSHVPLIKKEVEDYAIDSHKQKKKGRRRSGRISTLSENDKHSPGRGTPTTVPATNRQVKRKDMKILLRGIKQEYTDAARSPQRLVREVNRPKNTSVPAAECR from the exons ATGGCTGATGGTGAATCTGGAAACAAGCAAGGAAAGTACACGGCCAAAACTCCGATGAATCAATCGCAGCCGGAGGTTGATGGTGTGAATCCGTGTGAGCAAACATCTGATGTTCCTGAGATTCAGTTTGAAG TGCCTGACGACTGGTGTGCTCCTCTGGGCTGCGAGACAACAGTGAAGATGGACGAAGCCGCGTGTCCCAGCGTCCGACTTCGCCAGCTGTACATCCCGCTGAGTCATGTTCCGCTTATTAAGAAGGAG GTGGAGGATTATGCCATAGATTCCcacaagcagaagaagaagggtCGGAGGAGATCCGGAAGAA TTTCCACATTAAGCGAGAATGACAAACACAGTCCTGGAAGAGGAACACCAACGACTGTCCCAGCGACGAACCGGCAGGTcaaaagaaaagacatgaaGATACTTCTGCGAGGAATCAAACAAGAATATACCGACGCAGCACGCAGCCCTCAAAGGCTCGTAAGAGAAGTAAACAGACCGAAGAACACAAGTGTCCCAGCGGCTGAGT GCAGATGA
- the si:dkeyp-121d2.7 gene encoding uncharacterized protein si:dkeyp-121d2.7 codes for MEESVSTFQTHLTAVMDSLIRASVCEITKLFQETVDDYLVELTLNRRETEALRLRLRLTENKLRTERKYGLGWAAHRRSAGLAEEAAGGRPKRKLEGARGKSKKGPAATYGKGWPGRAWEEGGGGSGVGGEGGSGGAGKEAREMYLIQFPEDEEHEGGISEDKEGEDCLSVEGEETANIKEEFAQTEGIQPASLRLIKEALKSQPHNKNLHGTSPGAPSEGDLTDGPVHIEPAEKEEGHWEAGSVEPSAGGMTMDELRGLESALTAERGREQAAMTTSRPVSPEPEVVRGPKMSTAPKYIGLDGMEQDGQREERVGKARSKDNMRAGVELRLCWTKKLREGDSAEVASGDDAAAEQGKPESLPPLSAPDSVEKSGEEEESNADLLTFCRQCGGGFSSEAELEDHPCPLGGSPSHSDGGEDGFFPCAHCGNTFSHAWALKNHECACAAERPHCCEICGKRFTHSRSLERHHLVHTGERPHRCPQCGRTFSRLGNLERHQRIHTGERPYGCEACGKRFSRVEYLKRHQLIHNSDKMALQCANCGGGFGDVEQLKNHQCF; via the exons ATGGAGGAGTCGGTGTCCACGTTCCAGACTCACCTGACGGCCGTCATGGACAGCCTGATCCGGGCCTCGGTGTGTGAGATCACCAAGCTGTTCCAGGAGACGGTGGACGACTACCTGGTGGAGCTGACCCTGAACCGGCGGGAGACCGAGGcgctgcggctgcggctgcggctCACCGAGAACAAGCTGAGGACGGAGCGCAAGTACGGCCTGGGCTGGGCGGCCCACCGGCGCAGCGCCGGGCtggcggaggaggcggcggggggGCGGCCCAAGAGGAAACTCGAGGGGGCTC GAGGAAAGTCAAAGAAAGGCCCCGCGGCGACTTACGGCAAAGGCTGGCCTGGACGTGcgtgggaggaaggaggaggtggcagcggagtcggaggagagggaggaagcgGAGGAGCTGGGAAGGAGGCCAGGGAGATGTACCTCATCCAGTTCCCCGAGGATGAAGAGCACGAGGGAGGGATATCGGAGGACAAGGAAGGGGAGGACTGCCTCAGCGTCGAGGGGGAGGAGACGGCCAACAtcaaagaggag TTTGCTCAAACTGAGGGCATTCAACCGGCATCTCTCCGTCTGATCAAAGAGGCTTTGAAGAGTCAGCCACACAACAAGAACCTCCACGGAACCTCCCCCGGGGCCCCGAGCGAAG GAGACTTGACGGACGGGCCTGTCCACATCGAGCCAGCAGAAAAAGAGGAGGGGCACTGGGAGGCGGGCTCAGTGGAGCCCTCTGCAGGAGGAATGACCATGGATGAGCTGCGGGGGTTGGAGTCTGCTCTGACGGCGGAGAGGGGCCGGGAGCAGGCTGCCATGACGACCTCCCGGCCGGTCAGCCCCGAACCCGAGGTGGTCCGAGGTCCCAAGATGAGCACGGCGCCCAAATACATCGGCCTTGATGGAATGGAGCAGGACGGGCAGCGGGAGGAGCGGGTAGGGAAGGCGAGGTCAAAGGACAACATGAGGGCCGGCGTGGAGCTGAGGTTGTGTTGGACAAAGAAGCTGAGAGAGGGCGACTCGGCGGAAGTCGCGTCCGGAGACGACGCGGCGGCGGAGCAGGGGAAGCCCGAGAGCCTGCCCCCCCTGTCTGCCCCGGACAGCGTCGAAAAGagcggcgaggaagaggagagcaatGCGGACCTGCTGACCTTCTGCAGGCAGTGCGGGGGGGGCTTCTCCTCCGAGGCCGAGCTGGAGGACCACCCCTGTCCTCTAGGAGGCTCGCCGAGCCACAGCGACGGCGGGGAGGACGGCTTCTTCCCCTGCGCCCACTGCGGCAACACGTTCAGCCACGCCTGGGCGCTGAAGAACCACGAGTGCGCCTGCGCCGCCGAGCGGCCGCACTGCTGCGAGATCTGCGGGAAGCGCTTCACGCACTCGCGTTCGCTGGAGCGCCATCACCTGGTGCACACGGGCGAGAGGCCGCACCGGTGCCCGCAGTGCGGACGCACCTTCAGTCGCCTGGGCAACCTGGAGCGGCACCAGAGGATCCACACGGGGGAGCGTCCGTACGGCTGCGAGGCGTGCGGGAAGCGCTTCAGTCGCGTGGAGTACTTGAAGAGACACCAGCTCATACACAACAGCGACAAGATGGCGCTCCAGTGCGCCAACTGCGGAGGCGGCTTCGGCGACGTGGAGCAGCTGAAGAACCACCAGTGTTTCTAG
- the LOC137894564 gene encoding uncharacterized protein isoform X2, giving the protein MADGESGNKQGKYTAKTPMNQSQPEVDGVNPCEQTSDVPEIQFEVPDDWCAPLGCETTVKMDEAACPSVRLRQLYIPLSHVPLIKKEVEDYAIDSHKQKKKGRRRSGRISTLSENDKHSPGRGTPTTVPATNRQVKRKDMKILLRGIKQEYTDAARSPQRLVREVNRPKNTSVPAAECKDQEAVESKPEKIYYCSFCTEVFDAPSELSVHARSHMKCKVCKKQFSYPRAFLTHQRLCAKADDERASTARRTRAGALHRAATEGSKYIVASRLRSGSHSWTVPLEVHEDQADLTSSGAETDLGVDRNEREAEHDRDAGLHPTLEAMGEVICSEQVDDNSEKWRSALEKKGMKVSRSKTVKSNT; this is encoded by the exons ATGGCTGATGGTGAATCTGGAAACAAGCAAGGAAAGTACACGGCCAAAACTCCGATGAATCAATCGCAGCCGGAGGTTGATGGTGTGAATCCGTGTGAGCAAACATCTGATGTTCCTGAGATTCAGTTTGAAG TGCCTGACGACTGGTGTGCTCCTCTGGGCTGCGAGACAACAGTGAAGATGGACGAAGCCGCGTGTCCCAGCGTCCGACTTCGCCAGCTGTACATCCCGCTGAGTCATGTTCCGCTTATTAAGAAGGAG GTGGAGGATTATGCCATAGATTCCcacaagcagaagaagaagggtCGGAGGAGATCCGGAAGAA TTTCCACATTAAGCGAGAATGACAAACACAGTCCTGGAAGAGGAACACCAACGACTGTCCCAGCGACGAACCGGCAGGTcaaaagaaaagacatgaaGATACTTCTGCGAGGAATCAAACAAGAATATACCGACGCAGCACGCAGCCCTCAAAGGCTCGTAAGAGAAGTAAACAGACCGAAGAACACAAGTGTCCCAGCGGCTGAGTGTAAGGACCAGGAGGCAGTGGAAAGCAAGCCTGAGAAAATATACTACTGCAGTTTTTGTACGGAGGTGTTTGACGCACCATCCGAGCTAAGTGTGCACGCACGATCACACATGAAGTGCAAAGTTTGCAAAAAACAGTTCAGTTATCCGCGCGCTTTTCTAACCCATCAACGTTTATGTGCAAAGGCAGATGATGAAAGAGCTTCAACGGCAAGAAGGACGCGGGCTGGGGCTCTTCACAGAGCTGCGACGGAAGGAAGCAAATACATTGTGGCTTCCCGTTTACGAAGCGGGAGCCATTCGTGGACCGTGCCTTTAGAAGTCCACGAAGATCAAGCGGATTTGACTTCGTCCGGCGCAGAGACCGATCTAGGAGTCGATCGCAACGAACGCGAGGCGGAACACGATCGAGACGCGGGGCTGCATCCGACGTTAGAAGCGATGG gTGAGGTGATCTGCAGCGAGCAGGTAGATGATAATtcagagaagtggaggtctgctctagaaaagaaaggaatgaaggtgagcaggagtaaaacagtcAAATCAAATACTTGA
- the LOC137894564 gene encoding zinc finger protein 569-like isoform X1, translating to MADGESGNKQGKYTAKTPMNQSQPEVDGVNPCEQTSDVPEIQFEVPDDWCAPLGCETTVKMDEAACPSVRLRQLYIPLSHVPLIKKEVEDYAIDSHKQKKKGRRRSGRISTLSENDKHSPGRGTPTTVPATNRQVKRKDMKILLRGIKQEYTDAARSPQRLVREVNRPKNTSVPAAECKDQEAVESKPEKIYYCSFCTEVFDAPSELSVHARSHMKCKVCKKQFSYPRAFLTHQRLCAKADDERASTARRTRAGALHRAATEGSKYIVASRLRSGSHSWTVPLEVHEDQADLTSSGAETDLGVDRNEREAEHDRDAGLHPTLEAMGTRCADGFICLLCPEVLSSESLLIKHFSTHTQEEPMKRDCGAGKLCSRAQHGKEKCTKPLIPCVKCCRKFSSQTKCNKHLHKSHGNWAHVCKVCGKGFILKGRLRNHVQLHV from the exons ATGGCTGATGGTGAATCTGGAAACAAGCAAGGAAAGTACACGGCCAAAACTCCGATGAATCAATCGCAGCCGGAGGTTGATGGTGTGAATCCGTGTGAGCAAACATCTGATGTTCCTGAGATTCAGTTTGAAG TGCCTGACGACTGGTGTGCTCCTCTGGGCTGCGAGACAACAGTGAAGATGGACGAAGCCGCGTGTCCCAGCGTCCGACTTCGCCAGCTGTACATCCCGCTGAGTCATGTTCCGCTTATTAAGAAGGAG GTGGAGGATTATGCCATAGATTCCcacaagcagaagaagaagggtCGGAGGAGATCCGGAAGAA TTTCCACATTAAGCGAGAATGACAAACACAGTCCTGGAAGAGGAACACCAACGACTGTCCCAGCGACGAACCGGCAGGTcaaaagaaaagacatgaaGATACTTCTGCGAGGAATCAAACAAGAATATACCGACGCAGCACGCAGCCCTCAAAGGCTCGTAAGAGAAGTAAACAGACCGAAGAACACAAGTGTCCCAGCGGCTGAGTGTAAGGACCAGGAGGCAGTGGAAAGCAAGCCTGAGAAAATATACTACTGCAGTTTTTGTACGGAGGTGTTTGACGCACCATCCGAGCTAAGTGTGCACGCACGATCACACATGAAGTGCAAAGTTTGCAAAAAACAGTTCAGTTATCCGCGCGCTTTTCTAACCCATCAACGTTTATGTGCAAAGGCAGATGATGAAAGAGCTTCAACGGCAAGAAGGACGCGGGCTGGGGCTCTTCACAGAGCTGCGACGGAAGGAAGCAAATACATTGTGGCTTCCCGTTTACGAAGCGGGAGCCATTCGTGGACCGTGCCTTTAGAAGTCCACGAAGATCAAGCGGATTTGACTTCGTCCGGCGCAGAGACCGATCTAGGAGTCGATCGCAACGAACGCGAGGCGGAACACGATCGAGACGCGGGGCTGCATCCGACGTTAGAAGCGATGGGTACGCGCTGCGCTGACGGTTTCATCTGCTTATTGTGTCCGGAGGTTTTGTCGTCCGAGTCCTTGTTGATTAAACACTTTAGCACCCACACGCAAGAGGAGCCAATGAAACGTGACTGCGGTGCCGGGAAGCTTTGTTCTCGTGCGCAGCACGGCAAAGAGAAGTGCACCAAACCGTTGATCCCGTGTGTGAAGTGCTGTAGAAAGTTCTCCTCGCAGACAAAGtgtaataaacatttgcataaaTCCCATGGGAACTGGGCTCATGTCTGCAAAGTGTGCGGAAAAGGCTTTATCCTTAAAGGACGCCTCAGAAACCACGTGCAGCTCCATGTGTAA
- the LOC137894563 gene encoding uncharacterized protein has protein sequence MESVRTAFHAQLATVMDSLLAAAVCEIAKIFESSLCEQQVALAHKTREISHLRSKLEKLDRRQRAKSGGGEDGDGGGDRGGDGGGDRGGDRGGALKPLSGPGSHVEEDAPSHPDPAEGLSPSLSGDLKEEDTGGDVAGASVKLEPAPGSSSVRTPEGSLASVDQRQTESQSATQNKDKLSLWNQSSHSADHRPCQDQASIPPLHPVSQSGCCAARSDLSPAHPGEWLSRLDTNHQSGLSSMENLRTDGTGVSCFQPGFVSDENSNEDDGGSFPFLDPEPENQNTNQKSAHGQEVGQRGSQPFQPQAHSGEPPWRLREDRGGRGPVSHARRVASFGTRDPLRPQSNSQSLTLRQTNSLGHPAPPAGGNRRPYTCPYCSKCFTYPSHQRRHLLRHTGVRLHPCQFCDKSFLTPSELTVHIRTHTGERPFGCAQCGKRFARSGNLRAHQRDVHMGKRPFACTECGKRFAHRGNLRVHNHRVHQGDQYYMEDQQDPGVVPNPI, from the exons ATGGAGTCTGTGCGGACCGCTTTCCACGCTCAGCTGGCCACCGTCATGGACTCGTTGCTGGCAGCCGCGGTGTGCGAGATCGCCAAGATCTTCGAGAGCAGCCtctgtgaacagcaggtggcgctagCGCACAAAACCAGGGAGATCTCTCACCTCCGAAGCAAGCTGGAGAAACTGGACAGGAGGCAGAGGGCGAAGAGCGGAGGCGGCGAggatggagacggaggaggagacagaggaggagacggaggaggagacagaggaggcgACAGAGGAGGCGCCTTGAAGCCGCTCTCAGGACCGG GCTCACACGTGGAAGAGGACGCGCCTTCTCACCCAGACCCGGCAGAGGGACTCAGTCCAAGTCTCAGCGGGGATCTGAAAGAAGAGGACACGGGCGGGGATGTGGCCGGTGCTTCGGTGAAACTGGAG CCTGCTCCGGGGTCCAGCTCGGTCCGGACTCCGGAGGGGAGCCTTGCTTCTGTGGACCAGAGGCAGACGGAGTCTCAGTCTGCGACACAGAACAAGGACAAAT TGTCTCTCTGGAATCAGAGCAGCCACAGCGCTGACCACAGACCCTGCCAGGATCAAGCCTCCATTCCTCCGCTCCACCCGGTTTCCCAGAGTGGTTGTTGCGCCGCTCGGTCTGATCTGAGCCCGGCTCACCCAGGGGAGTGGCTATCGAGGCTGGATACCAATCATCAAAGTGGGCTGTCCAGCATGGAGAACCTGCGGACGGACGGCACAGGCGTGTCCTGTTTCCAGCCTGGGTTCGTGTCTGATGAGAACAGCAACGAAGACGACGGCGGCTCGTTCCCGTTCCTGGACCCGGAGCCCGAGAACCAGAACACCAATCAGAAGTCAGCCCACGGTCAGGAAGTCGGCCAGAGGGGTAGCCAGCCGTTTCAGCCGCAAGCCCACTCGGGAGAGCCGCCGTGGCGACTGAGAGAAGACAGAGGTGGGAGAGGTCCCGTCAGCCACGCGAGGCGCGTCGCGTCTTTCGGGACGAGAGACCCTCTCCGACCACAGTCCAATTCGCAGTCTCTCACGctgagacagacaaacagcctCGGCCAccctgcgcctcctgctggggGCAACAGACGTCCTTACACTTGCCCGTACTGTAGCAAGTGTTTTACCTACCCGTCTCATCAGCGCCGGCACCTGCTACGCCACACCGGAGTCAGGCTGCATCCCTGTCAGTTCTGCGACAAGAGCTTCCTCACGCCCTCCGAGCTCACCGTGCACATTCGCACGCACACGGGGGAGAGGCCCTTCGGGTGCGCTCAGTGCGGCAAACGCTTCGCTCGCAGCGGGAATTTGAGAGCCCACCAACGGGACGTCCATATGGGGAAAAGACCCTTCGCCTGCACGGAGTGTGGGAAGAGATTTGCCCACAGGGGGAACCTGCGAGTGCACAATCACCGAGTCCATCAAGGGGATCAGTACTACATGGAGGATCAGCAGGACCCTGGCGTTGTCCCCAATCCCATTTAA
- the mif gene encoding macrophage migration inhibitory factor, with translation MPMFVVNTNVAKSDVPAELLSEAADELAKHMGKPPQYIAVQVNPDQMMMFGGKGDPCALCSLHSIGKISGAQNKHYARLVCGLLNKHLSISADRIYINFVDMDAANVGWNNHTFG, from the exons ATGCCGATGTTTGTGGTGAACACCAACGTGGCCAAGAGCGACGTGCCGGCGGAGCTGCTGTCCGAGGCCGCCGACGAGCTGGCCAAACATATGGGCAAACCCCCGCAG TACATCGCTGTGCAAGTCAACCCGGACCAAATGATGATGTTCGGAGGAAAGGGAGACCCCTGTGCGCTCTGTTCCCTCCACAGCATTGGCAAGATCAGCGGCGCTCAGAACAAGCACTACGCCAGACTCGTGTGTGGACTGCTCAACAAACACCTGTCTATTTCCGCTGACAG GATTTATATTAACTTTGTGGACATGGATGCTGCTAATGTGGGCTGGAACAACCATACCTTTGGTTGA